From the genome of Primulina huaijiensis isolate GDHJ02 chromosome 11, ASM1229523v2, whole genome shotgun sequence:
TACTAACTTTTTTGCTCCTCATATTTAGCATCTCTAAGTTTTCTtatacaaataaatcaaacttgATAATCACTTTAAAAACTCACAGTATATATTGGtttctatattattttatcaaaaaaaactACAATTGTTTTAGTTTAGTTTATATCTATATAATTgtaatgcattaaaaaaaaacccataacaattaaatatatacaaatataaacacatatttatcgcctttaaatataaacaaaatttatcatttattgcatgaaaacttggataaacaCCTCAAAAATTTGAGGTGTCTATACCTTGTCTTACAAAAAAACTCAACTACGAGATAGAAATTCGTATTATATATTCagtataataaattttcttttatttttattatttttaaaaaattaaatccgaacacgggtttttttaaaaaataatttaatttttaaaattaatttcaaaaataattttaaaaaaagagtgtGCAAAAATACCTCAATCCGCGCTTACGAAGCAAAGACGCTGCTTACGTGGAGCAgcgtccgtgcttcgtaagcacggacggtGCTCCACGTCCGTGCGACggaatatttagcgacggaatataaGCACGGACGCTGCTCCACGTCCGCGCGAcggaatatatatcaaaaccgtttccgtcgctaaaattgaatcaacgacggttttcaaaaaccgtcactacttttagcgacggttttgctgaaattttggtATATTCATTAACTGCGTACATTGCACGCTACGGATaattgtattaacggcgtgcatatgcacgccgttaatacaattATCCGTAGCGTgcaatgcacgccgttaatacaattatccgtagcgtgcaatgtacgctatgcacgctgcggataatagtattaacagcgtgcacatgtacgccgcggataatcttgaactttcaacggctaGCATCTTTGCAGCAtgcaatgtgcgctgcggaaAAAGAATTTGCGCGATGCGAAaaaccatttttgttgtagtgaagacgGAGAAAAAAACAGACAAAAATTCATCACGAAATAAGTTTTTTCAGAAACTTCTACTATTCAACCTGGTCTTGGTCGAAAATCCTGCTGGCCAACAAAAGTTCATCACGAAATAAGTTTGATGAATTAAGTTTTTTCATAAACCTCTACTATTCAACCTGGTCTTGGTCGAAAATCCTGCTGGCCAACAAAAATTCATCACGAAATAAGTTTTTTCtctgtcttcactacaacaaaaatggtttTTCGCAGCACGCAAATTCTTTttccgcagcgcacattgcaTGCTACAAAgatgcaagccgttgaaagttcaagattatccgcggcgtacatgtgcacgctgttaatactattataTGCACGCCGTTCATACAATTATCCGTAGCGTGTATTGTACCCAAAATTTCggcatagcgacggtttttgaaccgtcgctgaaaccgtcgctgattcaattttaaaaccgtcgctgaaaccgtcgctgattcaattttagcgacggttttgatatatattccgTTGCTAAATATTCCGTCGTGCGGACGTGGAGCaccgtccgtgcttacgaagcacgaaTACTGCTCCACGTGAGCAGCATCTGTGCTTCGTATGCGCGGATTGATGTATTTTTgcatacttttttaaaaaaaattatttttaaaaattaatttattgttaaaaaaacccTCCGAACACatgaaaaaacaaaatcaatgtcataaaaatcttaaaaagataaaattgcACGTTTGGtttcaaatatacaaaaaaaaatgtaaaaacaatatgtaaaattaaataattgatttgtaGTTAATTTGatactaaaatttcaaatttaagacGTGTTTCCTATCACTTTAGTAACAAGTATGGGACATGTTTTCCTATGATCTCGTCTGCGAAAAGTTTTTTGTCTGATTACAGAACCTTCCGGAATATGTGAGGAGAGAGGCAAATGTGcttatttgaccagttgcaccAAATCAAGAATATTAGCCAATAACAGTGGGACACGTCACAATCTTtggttgggggggggggggggagaaATCTCCTGTTTATCCCCGACATTTGttcgttatatatatatacatacatacacacacacacgggGTGTTTCGTGATCGCCGATCCACATTTTTCTCTCTCCTGGGTTTTCTACGTCGACGTTTCCAGAAATCACATATGTCCTGCCGTAGTTCCGGTTGTAAGTTAGGTGTTTCATTTCTTGGAGATTTTATGCTATATATTGGTTTGGAATTTGCTGGGATATTGTTCtaccaagaaatttttttttgttttcgtttGTTGTCTTAAATGAGCCACGATTAAGGTCTCGTATGAGGATGGTTGGGTATAATACAGTCGTTTCCTGCTCTGCATGATTAATAGAATCTCTCGGGATTGACTTGGATTTACAGTCTTGGACTCTTGGTTGCTTGCAATGTGATATATTCTGGGTTATGAAATGCCAAGTTTTCTTGTCCTAAGTTTTTGTTTGTTGTGGCGCTATAGATTCTTTCATCTTGATTTGTTTATTAagcattttaatattaaatattgataTCAGAGAATTGCCACTGCATAAAGGTGCAACCGCTTGTTGCTTATATAACATAAGTCGTGTTTTGTGTTTTCTATTATCTAATGACACATTTATACAGTTAGTGAATTAAGAGATAGCTTTAGAGGTTGAATTAGgtccaagtctcaatcttaactggtatcagagctcaggtttcaccgttatgtgttggactgcctATAGTTAGAccacccgttctgcccatagttcggtcatttgtaaacttcacgctccagatgttcattcctggacGTGAGAGATGTGTGTTAATTaacccacatcggttggataaataaCCTGGGAGCtccatatatggacttggacaatcgtcccctcttgagctagcttttggggttgagttaggtccaagttccaatcttaacaccACTACTTCGGAAGCTTGACAGAGTTTTGTCGTCCATTTTTCCTTatggattttgattttgaacgTCATGTTTGTTGTTTACTGCTTTGTATCAAGTGAATAAGACCTTATGGAAGGTAAAATAAAGATCCACATTGTACTTACGTCTTGGAATGCCTGAGTGCAGACTATAAGCATCAGAACCACCCAAACTAGCTGAGATTGGTCCTGGTGCAGCAGCTTGAGAGACATATGTTAGATGCTATGTGTGCCATTGAACTTTGTTTACCTTGTTATTTAAGAGAGTTCTGATGATATGTGACATCTTTTATTTTCTAGTGTCTAAATAGCTCTGGAAATTACATCAGCAATTGTCATGGATATGTTGGCTGAATGCAGGAGAAACTCCGGTTCTGTGATCAGTTCTTAATCGATCGTGCTCACGCGCATTTTCGGATATGCTCGGATTCATCATTGATGCTTTGAATTAACATTTGTTGCTATGAATCTACTGTGAAGAATTATCCATCAGTGGCTATCAAACTTGACACAACGTAAATAATGCTTTGAGAGCTAACATGGAGGAATCAAATTTAGCTTGCATCTGCAAATTGGATATTCAGCTATCTGTCTTCAAAATTCTATATGGAAGAAAGGCAGGCCTTGAATGCTTAATCCCGGggaaatcattaaaaaaatcaacatgccaattattcaaattaaatatatttcttCTGAAAGGTCGTGGTCATGTAGCAAATTTGGTCAGATAATCCATGACTGACGCTTGGGTTCAGCAACCGGTTCTATATGGTAGTCACCAAATTGCCCGAAGTAACCTCTATTTACATTTACAACTCTTGGGTTTCTATCACAATCTCCCTTTAAGGAAGCTTACGCATAGTTTCTTCCACGCCTCCCTGTCTGGTTCACCAGACTCTAACCTAGCCTTGGCCTCTTCACCAAGAGTCTCCTATAAATTTACAAGTAAATAAATTGTCAAGAGTGAATGCCCGAAAAATATAGCTCAATAagcagataaaaaaaaaagtaatgtcTTTCCGCTTGTGATGCGGATGCCTACGGTGGTCTGTTCTAGCCAACACTTTTAAAGTCCTACCTCGTCGTaggttttatattttcaagagGAGATGGGGAAGCGTTTCTTATTAATCAAGAACGGGCTAAAAGTTGTGTCTTAATTCGATCACTCTTGTTTAAGTTTTAGGAATATAATAAAGTACCTCGATGAGCTTGAGATTGAGAAGGCGATCAATTATGTGTAGAACGATGTCTTTAGTATACTCGGGATGGCCTTGGATTCCCATAACGTGATTGCCACACCTAAACATCTCAACTCCGGTCTTGTTTGACCAAGCTAGGACCTCAGCTTTTGGAGGGATTTCCCATACCTAGATAATGCACCactgttaaaaataatttataggGAGTTTATTAGAATAAAGAAGCAGCGATTTTCATGATCCAACCTCATCCCTATGGAACTCGACGATAGAGAGGGAAGCCGGTATTTTCAGAGAAGTGAATACTTGCGATGGCAAGAATTCAACTTTCCTGATTCCGATGTCCCATCCTGTGGTCGCCCTGCCCGTCTTTCCACCCAGTGCTCGTCCCAAAATCTAATCAGAATGCAGAAGAAAAATCCATTATAGGCACAAAAACATGTCGTCGCAAAGCAAGCTTTTTTAAGGTTTGATTTGAATATTATCTAATTCTTGAATTTCCATGATGGGAAGTTATGTTTACTAATATCCAAtactaaaaagaaaataaacataCTAATATGTAATACTGTTGTGTTCTTGGAGGAAATTTAAAACACATAACAATCCTCAACGCAGAATTGACTCCACAAAATTTAGAAGTcacaaattcaagaaaattattatgcCTTAATTGAAATCACTAGGACTTTTTATGGGACCGAATCCTCTACTATGCACAACTCCGGATCCATTTCCGTGTGGGACACCCATATATGGCCACTATGAAAACCCATAATTGCGATTCCACTCACACATACAATTTAAGGTTGATTTTTTCTCtagattattgaattttattttggtgCGACCTTTCAAAGAACTATGAGTCTACAAATTCTGaccttaaaataaaaaatttaggtGGCAATTCGGTTTCCATGTAAAACGTGACATCTACATTGGCTATTGAACttattatttaatcaaagaTAGACCCCGTAAAGTTGACTTTTCTTTTTacctaaaaaaaatttgttcaaaaCTTGGCAATCAACACATTTATTTAGTAGAAAACCAAATCcccaataaataaatacatttagCGATGCCGCGTCGCGGCAACAGATTGGTAGTGTTTTCTACGTCAATTTCTTAATAAAAACGGAGTGATTCTAAAAACCTATTATTTACAGTTTAGACAATTTTCACAGGCCTTTTctataaataaacataaattattgTAATATAGAATATTGTAATATGAGTAGATATTTCATAAGACGATGTCACGGATCTCGGATAAATCTTGTCCACATTTACAATAAAACTAACGTGGATGACCTTATAggatttcacaaaattgaccagtGATATAGTAGGAATTTTTGTGTTGTAATATATATGCTTTAAATCTGTAATTTATTATTGTCTTAGATCTTCAAATATCTAGTAGATACATATTTTTCCAAAGAACAATCACAATTATAATTTGCTTCAATATAAGAAGTGGAAAAGGAGTGAGACATGCAGCTGACATAAACCCGAAAAGAAAGGACAGTTGTGCAAAATCAAACAAGAACTGCAAGAAACTTTAACATCATCGAAAACCAAAATTCATTCTTAATTCATAAGTTATATTATTAGAATACTGCTAAcgttttattaataaaatatatttcactTTCCGAAAAGGGATATATATTTCAGAAATCATATATACCAAACTTAtttaatgatcacaaaatagagatgGGTGAGCTGAGATCATTTAGCATAAATATAATCGATATTTGATCTCGAACATAACCATTCCATTAATTTTTTGGTCAGTGTTTTAAGTGTTAAATTCAGTAGCGAAATTTTTCAAATGACTCCACACGTTGTGTTATGTGAAAAAACATATAGTATGACCATTGTAAGCATTGAATTAAGAGAAGAAATCCATGCTTTTCTAGGTGCTAGAGATACTAGAAATTCTTTTCACTAAACAAGAGGCAAGTCGAAGGCACAAAACGCGCCGAACTCTGAGCTGTCAACACAAGGCAACGAAGAAGgcagaaataaatataaataaaaaaataaaaacctgGTGGCCGAAGCAAATCCCGAGGACTTTCTTCTTCATGGCGTCCAATTTCCTCAGCAAAATCACCAGCTTGCAGATCCAGATGTCGCTCCCGTGCGCGTCATTGCAACTTCCGGTGATCACGAATCCTTCGTATCCGCCGATCTCGTCGTCCGTCGGGAACTCGCCCTTGGAGACCCTGAACAGGTCCCACACCTCCCCCTCCTCCCGCAGCATTCTCACGAAAACCCCGTAGTAGCCGCCGTACATCTTCTTCACGTAGTCGGAATCCTCCGCGCACAGGAGAACGGCGAACTTCTGGCCACCCATTCCCTCTcctctctctctctatatatataaataaatatgtatgtatatgtggaGAGAAAAAGGGGGAAGAGGAGAGGTCTATCGTCGAAACTCGGTTGGAGCGAACTCTAACGGCAGTCTCATTTTATAACACGGCAGAGGAAGAAGGACCGAAGACGAATGAATTTACGATTCTGTCCTTGAAGTTGAATTGACTGAATTGCCCCTTGTCTTTCAATTGTCTTCTTAATTGCCTATTCTTGTGTCAGTAAAGCAGAAAGTAAATTATCGTAAAATCTTTGTAAAAAAGGAATTGGATCGGAGATTCCATTCTTACGAAGAATCTATCATCCCATAATTCCATATCGCAGGTTCAATGAATCTAGACTTGATATGTTTGTGTAATATCTCTCCTTTTTTTTCCTGGTTTATTTTGTCAACCGGATTAGCATATAATTTCCATATTCTATTTATGTGTTCTATATGTACATAGGTATGCCTATAGCATGGCACTCTAGTGTATCTATCAAATTGATTGTAATCTTATCttaaatttcttttctgaggATGGTATTCTTTAGGTATCAACAAATCTCATTTCGAGTTTTATACATCAGTGAGTCGTGTCACACATGATACATGTCGTCCATGATCGAATAAAATATGAGATGAAAAGAAAATTGTAGAATATGAAATTAGTTGGTTAATAGACATTTTCATCGCACATATCaaaagttatttatttttttacgaGAGGGTCTCGCTTATCTTTATTCGTGAAACAgatcaatcatgtccatatttacaataaaaattaatatatttgacataaaacgtaatattttttcgtggatgactcatatagaatatatgtttcacaaaattgacccatgagaccgtctcacaggagtttttgtgtttattaTATTCTATATGAGGTTTAACTTTAATTAATCTCTAGGATACAAATTAATAcattataatttgattattaaagTCATATATAGGAGAAATATTATGCTTTGCtaatattatgttaattaaGAAGTGATTGAGCTTGAAACACTCTGTATAATTGAAAGGTGAGTTATCATTATAATTTATAGCCTCCAATAATTACAACTTTTGgggaaattttggtgaattacTTCTCTTTAGGGGGATTAATTAACAATATTCATATTAAGAAAAGAGGATTAATTATCTCATTGGTACAATGAATAATGGATTTAGACAAGATTTGCTTTGAACTAAATAAGTAATTAGCAAGATTTATCGATCCCATTCTTCACTAATCAAGGTAATTAGTAAACACAATCTCCCACTATATTTTATGATAAGATAGATCATCAAGTAGAAGTCTAGCTCCATAGGCTGAGATGGCGATTATTCGTCCatctaatttaaaatttcatctaTTATCAGGAGCGGAGCCACATGTTTGTGCGTCCGGgtagtctaattttttttaaaaaaaattatatttaaattttttataattttggaataatattatattagttcgggtagatcaatttaaaatattaaaatattttagagattAAAGTTCTAGCTCGAacagagccatatttctggctccgccactgtctattatttttgttgaaatataAGTTcatcttcaaaaataaaataaatcgacCATGCTCGACTTATCTAATCTATATTCTTTATGTTCTTTTCTGGACCAAACCCTATCCTCGATCGGCTTCGATGAATCCGAATCCTTTCATCGTCGATTCGATTATTCCCTCTATTTGACCCCTTTGATTCattatgttttatgttttctttttgtagTCAAAGTGTCtctgttaaaaaataaatttaattatttacaattgAAAATGACAAACTAGTGAAGGATGAATCCGAAATTAAGCATGTATGCATGCGCCTTTACGCCACGAAAACAAGTGCTTCatttattttgcatgcatgcacgcatttttttgtttgtttgtttcaCCAATAGAAAATTACACGCAACTAAGAGGCTCCATCATTTTGGTATTTCGGAAACTTtatgaaaggaaaaaggaaatcCTAATTAGATATTGAAGTTGGTAAATGTTATATTTAGGCTAATGATTTTAGCTAATTGTTTTTAAGATAGCCTCTTGCCACGACCATAGAAAACTTCGAGAGATTTTAGAGAGATTAAGTAGCATATGACTTGCTAGGAGAGCTTGTTGTTCTTGTTTGGTGATTTTGCAGACGTAATTAATGGCTGCTTTGATAGTGTTTGcaccaaaaattaaattgagtttgatTAATTGTCTAAgcccaaaattttaaatgaatagggaaaaaaaacaaagaggCCTATTACTGTATTTACATAAGCAGATAACGTCCAAGCAAGGAAATCGTGGGAGGAATTCATGGCTGGTGGCAGATGTGGAAGCGATCGTGGACAGTGGAGAAAGTGAGGAGTTGAGCAGCCGAGAGTTGAAGAAACCGTCTCAAACGTGAACAAATAGAGAGAATTAAGCAGTAGAACACATACACAATCTCTCGCACGAATTCTAGCAAACTCCTTACAGAATTCTCATAGTTTTAGTCAATGGTTTTCATTCCAGATTTCATTAGTTCAAATCATTTTCACTCAGATTTCAATAACGTTATTTGTTTTATGTTAATATTTAGTG
Proteins encoded in this window:
- the LOC140988961 gene encoding gamma-glutamyl peptidase 5-like, whose translation is MGGQKFAVLLCAEDSDYVKKMYGGYYGVFVRMLREEGEVWDLFRVSKGEFPTDDEIGGYEGFVITGSCNDAHGSDIWICKLVILLRKLDAMKKKVLGICFGHQILGRALGGKTGRATTGWDIGIRKVEFLPSQVFTSLKIPASLSIVEFHRDEVWEIPPKAEVLAWSNKTGVEMFRCGNHVMGIQGHPEYTKDIVLHIIDRLLNLKLIEETLGEEAKARLESGEPDREAWKKLCVSFLKGRL